From Pseudomonas vanderleydeniana, the proteins below share one genomic window:
- a CDS encoding cellulose biosynthesis protein BcsC encodes MSRLARRTSLRRTLPLALLVALASTAARADDPQAQLIEQGRYWQAQHNPDRAMDAWNKLLLLAPDQPEALYGLGLGNMQLKRPDEARKYLARLQALVPPPRQARQLEQDIALGSDEQAQLLARARKLVDGNQYDEAVKVYRQLFNGRQPQGDLAREFYFLLGYTRGGEQEARTGLERLLREHPDDRAAALFLAKHMVRNLDTRAEGIRRLAVLARDKEVGSDANETWRFALTWIGPPAPAQVPLFEQFLAAHPDDREIRELMNKGKALTRSNASTAKAAAWRRDPLDARGLQALEAGDLAAAEQAFQARLQDKPDDPDALGGLGIVRQKQERLDEAEDLLVRATRQPAGHPWRQALDNVRYWRLMAGATAARKAGRQDQARKMIEQAASQSPGQPASQVALANLQAQEGQLAKAEAAYRRILANHRDDPQALNGLVGVLAQQGKADEALKLIDSLSPAAQARLNAEVPIRSLRATQVARVAEQRGDLKAAEQAYRQALTDDPGNAWTRFALARIYLGRGRTQAARDQINDLLKRHPDQPDALYTRTLLAAQLGEWQDAQASLARIPPARRSRAMDEFGKEIALHVQTEAAVANLRRGQRQEAQALLARSQALAEGKPERVAILASAYIDAGQPQQGVALMRDLVERSPNPDSKLQLLYADILFKAEQDNDAADILRNLQGTRLSDSDRRHYAALVKLYRIKQADQLREKGNLVAAYDMLKPILRQSPRDPQANAALARLYSANGNNAKAMALYKPLLENDPRNADLQLSVASLAAQAHDNARAEKALKTALALKPGVPKVLTSAATTYRAMGRSSEAAELLRQAVAIEGSQRRANPPFGTTDSDGDNPFLDLPGQPRRVVARAEDPLRTASESADTMPADPSLTTPLYGSADSLLEDDPAPAGNPFAGRRPGEAAPEELSPTQRALNDILQERSGYVAQGLSVRSNNNEPGLSKLTDVEAPFEANLPAGDNRVALRVTPVSLHAGSAHDYSLGRFGSGLPSGSPGSQQANGVGLAVAVESPPHGIKADIGVSPVGFTYNTVIGGISLEQPMVSSPNMHYSIALSRRPVTDSLTSFAGTQDRRTGVTWGGVTANGGRALLGYDDQEVGLYGYGALHKLVGNNVEDNTRAELGGGIYWYLDNQPDEKLTVGLSTLVLSYENNQGFFTYGHGGYFSPQTFFSVAVPVNWSQRSDRFSYRLNGALGVQYINQKGADYFPGHSAEQAANNLTYPGKSSTGVGYNLNAAGEYRLGSHLLLGGEMGVDNAQDYREINASLYLRYLFEKISGPMALPVSPYRSPYSN; translated from the coding sequence ATGAGCCGGCTGGCGAGGCGCACGAGCCTGCGCCGGACCCTGCCGCTGGCGCTGCTGGTCGCCCTGGCCAGCACCGCCGCCCGGGCCGATGATCCACAGGCGCAACTGATCGAACAGGGCCGCTACTGGCAGGCCCAGCACAATCCCGATCGGGCGATGGATGCCTGGAACAAGTTGCTGCTGCTCGCCCCCGACCAACCCGAGGCGCTTTACGGCCTGGGCCTGGGCAACATGCAGCTCAAGCGCCCGGACGAAGCGCGCAAGTACCTGGCCCGCCTGCAGGCACTGGTACCGCCGCCGCGCCAGGCACGGCAGTTGGAGCAGGACATAGCCCTGGGCAGCGACGAGCAGGCGCAGTTGCTGGCCCGGGCGCGGAAACTGGTCGACGGCAACCAGTACGACGAAGCGGTGAAGGTCTACCGGCAGTTGTTCAACGGCCGCCAACCGCAGGGTGACCTGGCCCGCGAGTTCTACTTTCTGCTCGGCTACACCCGCGGCGGCGAGCAGGAGGCCCGTACCGGCCTCGAACGGCTGCTGCGCGAACACCCCGATGACCGCGCCGCGGCACTGTTCCTGGCCAAGCACATGGTGCGCAACCTCGACACCCGTGCCGAGGGCATTCGCCGCCTGGCCGTGCTGGCCCGGGACAAGGAGGTCGGCAGCGACGCCAACGAGACCTGGCGCTTCGCGCTGACCTGGATCGGCCCACCGGCACCGGCGCAGGTGCCGTTGTTCGAACAGTTCCTCGCCGCCCACCCGGACGACCGGGAGATCCGCGAGCTGATGAACAAGGGCAAGGCCCTCACCCGCAGCAACGCCAGCACCGCCAAGGCCGCAGCCTGGCGTCGTGACCCACTGGACGCGCGCGGCCTGCAGGCCCTTGAAGCCGGCGACCTGGCGGCCGCCGAGCAGGCGTTCCAGGCTCGCCTCCAGGATAAACCCGACGACCCCGACGCACTGGGCGGCCTGGGCATCGTACGGCAGAAGCAGGAGCGACTGGACGAAGCCGAAGACCTGCTGGTCCGGGCCACTCGCCAGCCAGCCGGACATCCCTGGCGCCAGGCGCTGGATAACGTGCGCTACTGGCGACTGATGGCCGGCGCGACCGCTGCCCGGAAAGCCGGACGCCAGGACCAGGCGCGCAAGATGATCGAACAGGCCGCCAGCCAGAGCCCCGGGCAGCCGGCCAGCCAGGTGGCGCTGGCCAACCTGCAGGCGCAGGAAGGACAACTGGCGAAGGCCGAGGCGGCCTACCGGCGCATCCTTGCCAACCATCGCGACGACCCTCAGGCCCTCAACGGCCTGGTCGGGGTCCTGGCGCAACAGGGCAAGGCCGATGAAGCGCTGAAGCTGATCGACTCGCTGTCGCCCGCAGCCCAGGCGCGGCTGAATGCCGAGGTCCCGATCCGCTCACTGCGCGCGACCCAGGTGGCCCGCGTGGCCGAACAACGCGGCGACCTGAAGGCCGCCGAGCAGGCCTACCGACAGGCGCTCACGGATGATCCCGGTAACGCCTGGACCCGCTTCGCCCTGGCCCGGATCTACCTCGGCCGGGGCCGCACCCAGGCCGCCCGCGACCAGATCAATGACCTGCTCAAGCGCCACCCCGACCAGCCCGACGCGCTCTACACCCGTACCTTGCTGGCAGCGCAGCTGGGCGAATGGCAAGACGCCCAGGCCAGCCTCGCGCGCATACCGCCGGCCCGTCGTAGCCGGGCAATGGACGAATTCGGCAAGGAGATCGCCCTGCACGTGCAGACCGAAGCCGCCGTCGCCAACCTGCGTCGCGGCCAGCGCCAGGAAGCCCAGGCACTGCTCGCCCGCAGCCAGGCCCTGGCCGAGGGCAAACCCGAGCGCGTGGCGATTCTCGCCTCGGCCTATATCGACGCCGGCCAGCCGCAACAGGGCGTGGCCCTGATGCGCGACCTGGTGGAGCGCTCGCCCAACCCCGACAGCAAGCTGCAACTGCTCTACGCCGACATCCTGTTCAAGGCCGAGCAGGACAACGACGCCGCCGACATCCTGCGCAACCTGCAGGGGACCCGCCTGAGCGACAGCGATCGCCGTCACTACGCCGCCCTGGTGAAGCTGTACCGGATCAAACAGGCCGACCAGTTGCGTGAAAAAGGCAACCTGGTCGCCGCCTACGACATGCTCAAGCCGATCCTGCGCCAGTCGCCGCGCGATCCCCAGGCGAACGCGGCACTGGCGCGGCTGTACAGCGCCAACGGCAACAACGCCAAGGCCATGGCGCTGTACAAGCCGCTGCTGGAAAACGATCCGCGCAATGCCGACCTGCAACTGAGCGTCGCCAGCCTAGCGGCCCAGGCCCACGACAATGCGCGGGCCGAAAAGGCCCTCAAGACCGCCCTGGCACTCAAGCCGGGCGTGCCCAAGGTGCTGACCAGCGCCGCCACCACCTATCGCGCCATGGGCCGCAGCAGCGAGGCCGCCGAACTGCTGCGTCAGGCGGTAGCCATCGAGGGCAGCCAGCGACGCGCCAATCCGCCGTTCGGTACGACGGACAGCGACGGCGACAATCCCTTCCTCGACCTGCCCGGCCAGCCACGTCGGGTGGTGGCGCGCGCGGAAGATCCGCTGCGTACCGCCAGTGAGTCGGCCGACACCATGCCAGCCGATCCGTCCCTGACCACGCCGCTGTATGGCAGCGCCGACAGCCTTCTGGAGGATGACCCGGCACCGGCCGGCAACCCCTTCGCCGGCCGCCGTCCAGGCGAGGCCGCGCCAGAGGAACTGAGCCCGACACAACGGGCGCTGAACGACATCCTCCAGGAACGCAGCGGCTATGTGGCCCAGGGCCTGAGCGTGCGCAGCAACAACAACGAGCCGGGCCTGAGCAAGCTGACCGACGTCGAGGCGCCGTTCGAAGCCAACCTGCCGGCCGGCGACAACCGCGTCGCACTGCGGGTGACACCGGTCTCGCTGCACGCCGGCAGCGCCCACGACTACAGCCTCGGCCGCTTCGGCAGCGGCCTGCCCAGCGGCTCTCCCGGCTCGCAGCAGGCCAACGGCGTCGGGCTGGCGGTCGCCGTGGAGAGCCCGCCGCACGGGATCAAGGCGGACATCGGCGTCAGCCCCGTGGGCTTCACCTACAACACCGTGATCGGTGGCATCAGCCTTGAACAACCGATGGTGTCCAGCCCGAACATGCACTACAGCATCGCCCTGTCGCGCCGGCCGGTCACCGACAGCCTGACCTCCTTCGCCGGCACCCAGGACCGTCGTACCGGCGTCACCTGGGGCGGCGTGACGGCCAATGGCGGCCGCGCACTGCTCGGCTACGACGACCAGGAAGTCGGACTTTACGGCTATGGCGCCCTGCACAAACTGGTCGGCAACAACGTCGAGGACAACACCCGCGCCGAACTGGGCGGCGGCATCTACTGGTACCTGGACAACCAGCCCGACGAGAAGCTGACGGTGGGCCTGAGCACCCTGGTGCTGTCCTATGAGAACAACCAGGGTTTCTTCACCTACGGCCACGGCGGCTACTTCAGCCCGCAGACGTTCTTCTCCGTGGCGGTGCCGGTCAACTGGTCGCAGCGCTCCGACCGTTTCAGCTACCGGCTCAACGGCGCGCTGGGGGTGCAGTACATCAACCAGAAAGGCGCCGACTACTTTCCCGGACACAGCGCCGAGCAAGCCGCCAACAACCTCACCTACCCCGGCAAAAGCAGCACCGGGGTCGGCTATAACCTGAACGCGGCAGGCGAGTATCGCCTCGGTTCGCACCTGCTGTTGGGCGGCGAGATGGGCGTGGACAACGCCCAGGACTATCGCGAGATCAACGCCTCGCTGTACCTGCGCTACCTGTTCGAGAAGATCAGCGGGCCGATGGCCCTGCCGGTCAGCCCGTACCGTTCGCCCTACTCCAACTGA
- a CDS encoding SGNH/GDSL hydrolase family protein — MATSSALAGLTFLIIGDSHLATPDFLLNPLHDALTRQGALVHSLGVCGASAGDWLKATPSPCGGAERRGSAEATVLDSASTQPIGQLLDSDKPDVTVIVMGDTMASYDKPSFPKAWIWQQTNSLVKAIAAHHSPCVWVGPSWGSEGGKYGKTYERVRTMSDFLGKSVAPCRYIDSLQFSGKGQWATIDGQHLTLTGYRDWSAAIVKALLQTPLPRPPGK, encoded by the coding sequence ATGGCCACCTCATCCGCCCTGGCGGGCCTGACCTTCCTGATCATTGGCGACAGCCACCTGGCGACCCCCGACTTCCTGCTCAACCCGCTGCACGACGCCCTGACCCGCCAGGGTGCCCTGGTACACTCCCTGGGTGTCTGCGGGGCCAGCGCCGGCGACTGGCTCAAGGCGACCCCCAGCCCCTGCGGCGGCGCCGAACGCCGGGGCAGCGCCGAGGCCACGGTGCTGGACAGCGCCAGCACCCAGCCGATCGGCCAGCTGCTCGACAGCGACAAACCGGATGTCACCGTGATCGTCATGGGCGACACCATGGCCAGCTACGACAAGCCGAGCTTCCCCAAGGCCTGGATCTGGCAGCAGACCAACAGCCTGGTCAAGGCCATCGCCGCCCACCACAGCCCCTGTGTCTGGGTCGGGCCGAGCTGGGGCAGCGAGGGTGGCAAGTACGGCAAGACCTACGAGCGGGTACGGACGATGTCGGATTTCCTCGGCAAGAGCGTCGCCCCCTGCCGCTACATCGACTCGCTGCAATTCTCCGGCAAGGGCCAGTGGGCGACCATCGACGGCCAGCACCTGACCCTCACCGGCTACAGGGACTGGAGCGCGGCCATCGTCAAGGCGCTGCTGCAGACGCCGTTGCCACGACCGCCCGGCAAGTGA
- a CDS encoding GspE/PulE family protein yields the protein MPVASLNPDRWLDLNELLRELVSQGFISQDSAEHAMTTRRNSQNSQLHPLEFIASQHLPDLSRPGKPLDLENLTLWLAQQAGQPYLRIDPLKIDVAAIMPLMSYAFAQRHKILAVAVDRDSVTVASAQPHVRGWEADLSHVLKLPIRRVVANPVDIQRYTVEFFRLAKSVSGASMVDQKGHNLGNFEQLLNLGASDQEPDANDAHIVNIVDWLFQYAFQQRASDIHIEPRREQGTVRFRIDGVLHNVYQFPPQVTMAIVSRLKSLGRMNVAEKRKPQDGRVKTKTPDGGEVELRLSTLPTAFGEKMVMRIFDPEVLLKDFDQLGFSADDLRRWQDMTRQPNGIILVTGPTGSGKTTTLYTTLKKLATSEVNLCTIEDPIEMVEPAFNQMQVQHNIDLTFASGVRALMRQDPDIIMIGEIRDLETAEMAIQAALTGHLVLSTLHTNDAPSAISRLLELGVPHYLIKATVLGVMAQRLVRTLCPHCKAPQNLSEEDWQVLTRPWQAPLPSGAQQAVGCLECRDTGYRGRAGVYEIMQLSDSIKALIHADTDLLAVRRQAFKEGMRSLRLSGAQKVAAGLTTIEEVLRVTPQSEQR from the coding sequence ATGCCCGTTGCCTCTCTCAACCCGGATCGCTGGCTGGACCTCAATGAACTGCTGCGCGAACTGGTCAGCCAGGGTTTCATCAGCCAGGACTCGGCCGAACACGCCATGACCACCCGGCGCAACTCGCAGAACAGCCAGTTGCACCCCCTGGAATTCATCGCCAGCCAGCACCTGCCCGACCTGAGCCGTCCCGGCAAGCCGCTGGACCTGGAGAACCTGACCCTGTGGCTGGCCCAGCAGGCCGGCCAGCCGTACCTGCGCATCGACCCGCTGAAGATCGACGTCGCCGCGATCATGCCGCTGATGTCCTACGCCTTCGCGCAGCGCCACAAGATCCTCGCCGTGGCGGTCGACCGCGACAGCGTGACCGTGGCCAGTGCCCAGCCCCACGTACGCGGCTGGGAGGCCGACCTGAGCCACGTGCTCAAGCTGCCGATCCGGCGGGTGGTGGCCAACCCGGTGGACATCCAGCGCTACACCGTGGAGTTCTTCCGCCTGGCCAAATCGGTCAGCGGCGCCAGCATGGTCGATCAAAAAGGCCACAACCTGGGCAACTTCGAACAGTTGCTCAACCTTGGCGCCAGCGACCAGGAGCCGGACGCCAACGACGCGCACATCGTCAACATCGTCGACTGGCTGTTCCAGTACGCGTTCCAGCAGCGCGCCAGCGATATCCACATCGAGCCGCGGCGGGAACAGGGCACCGTGCGCTTTCGCATCGACGGCGTGCTGCACAACGTCTACCAGTTCCCGCCCCAGGTGACCATGGCGATCGTCAGCCGGCTCAAGAGCCTGGGCCGGATGAATGTCGCGGAAAAGCGCAAGCCCCAGGACGGCCGGGTCAAGACCAAGACCCCCGACGGCGGGGAAGTGGAACTGCGCCTGTCGACCCTGCCGACCGCGTTCGGCGAGAAGATGGTGATGCGGATCTTCGACCCGGAGGTGCTGCTCAAGGACTTCGATCAACTGGGTTTCTCCGCCGATGACCTGCGCCGCTGGCAGGACATGACTCGCCAGCCCAATGGCATCATCCTGGTCACCGGGCCCACCGGTTCGGGCAAGACCACCACGCTGTACACCACCCTGAAGAAACTGGCGACGTCCGAGGTCAACCTCTGCACCATCGAGGACCCGATCGAGATGGTCGAGCCGGCCTTCAACCAGATGCAGGTCCAGCACAACATCGACCTGACCTTCGCCAGCGGCGTACGCGCGCTGATGCGCCAGGACCCGGACATCATCATGATCGGCGAGATCCGCGACCTGGAAACCGCCGAGATGGCGATCCAGGCCGCACTGACCGGGCACCTGGTGCTGTCGACCCTGCACACCAACGATGCACCGAGCGCCATCAGTCGCCTGCTCGAACTCGGCGTGCCGCACTACCTGATCAAGGCCACGGTGCTCGGGGTCATGGCCCAGCGCCTGGTGCGCACACTGTGCCCGCACTGCAAGGCGCCGCAGAACCTGTCCGAAGAGGACTGGCAGGTCCTCACCCGCCCCTGGCAGGCGCCCCTGCCCAGCGGCGCGCAACAGGCGGTCGGCTGCCTGGAGTGTCGCGACACCGGCTACCGCGGGCGCGCCGGGGTCTACGAGATCATGCAACTGAGCGACAGCATCAAGGCACTGATTCATGCCGACACCGACCTGCTGGCGGTGCGCCGCCAGGCATTCAAGGAAGGCATGCGCAGCCTGCGCCTGTCCGGCGCACAGAAGGTCGCGGCGGGACTGACCACCATCGAGGAAGTGCTGCGGGTCACGCCCCAGAGCGAACAGCGCTGA
- a CDS encoding SPFH domain-containing protein, translating into MQIGSVLLLFVGLAIAIVFMGFKVVPQGYQWTVERFGRYTTTLKPGLNIIVPVMDRIGRKINVMESVLDIPPQEVITSDNATVQIDAVCFFQVVNTAQAAYEVNNLEHAIRNLLQTNIRTVLGSMELDAMLGQRDTINERLLRTVDEATAPWGIKITRIEIKDISPPADLMAAMSGQMKAERVKRAQILEAEGLRASAILTAEGKKQAQILEAEGNRQAAFLESEARERQAEAEARATQVVSEAIANGNVQAVNYFVAQKYVETLGRLASANNSKVILMPLEASQVIGAVGGIGEIVKATFDGNKKA; encoded by the coding sequence ATGCAAATCGGTAGCGTACTTCTGCTCTTCGTCGGCCTGGCCATCGCCATCGTCTTCATGGGGTTCAAGGTCGTACCCCAGGGCTACCAGTGGACGGTGGAACGCTTCGGCCGCTACACCACCACCCTCAAGCCGGGCCTGAACATCATCGTCCCGGTCATGGACCGCATCGGTCGCAAGATCAACGTGATGGAAAGCGTGCTGGACATCCCGCCGCAGGAAGTCATCACGTCCGACAACGCCACGGTGCAGATCGACGCCGTGTGTTTCTTCCAGGTGGTCAACACCGCCCAGGCCGCGTACGAGGTGAACAACCTCGAACACGCCATCCGCAACCTGCTGCAGACCAACATCCGTACCGTACTCGGCTCCATGGAGCTCGATGCCATGCTCGGCCAGCGCGACACCATCAACGAGCGCCTGCTGCGCACCGTCGATGAAGCCACCGCGCCATGGGGCATCAAGATCACCCGGATCGAGATCAAGGACATCAGCCCGCCTGCCGACCTGATGGCGGCAATGTCCGGGCAGATGAAGGCCGAGCGGGTCAAGCGGGCGCAGATCCTCGAAGCCGAAGGCCTGCGTGCCTCGGCGATCCTCACCGCCGAAGGCAAGAAGCAGGCGCAGATCCTCGAGGCCGAGGGTAACCGCCAGGCCGCGTTCCTCGAGTCCGAGGCCCGCGAACGGCAGGCCGAGGCGGAAGCCCGTGCGACCCAGGTGGTGTCCGAGGCGATCGCCAATGGCAACGTCCAGGCAGTGAACTACTTCGTCGCGCAGAAGTACGTCGAGACCCTGGGCCGGCTGGCCTCGGCCAACAACAGCAAGGTGATCCTGATGCCGCTGGAAGCCAGCCAGGTCATTGGCGCGGTCGGTGGCATCGGCGAAATCGTCAAGGCCACCTTCGACGGCAACAAGAAGGCCTGA
- a CDS encoding NfeD family protein yields the protein MWEFLQHLSFWDWLALGTLLLILEVFGAGGYLLWVGIAAAVVGVLTFVIPGLPWPLQFLLFGVLSILTAVLWWKRQRAANIASDQPGLNERGHELIGKSFVVHSAISGGRGKIKVGDGVWLVTGPDAEVGTRVRVIAQNGTVLQVETLE from the coding sequence ATGTGGGAATTCCTGCAACATCTGTCCTTCTGGGACTGGCTGGCCCTCGGCACCCTGCTGCTGATCCTCGAGGTGTTCGGCGCCGGCGGCTACCTGCTGTGGGTCGGCATCGCCGCAGCGGTGGTCGGCGTGCTGACCTTCGTCATTCCCGGCCTGCCGTGGCCCCTGCAGTTCCTGCTGTTCGGCGTGCTGTCGATACTGACCGCGGTGCTCTGGTGGAAACGCCAGCGCGCCGCGAACATCGCCAGTGACCAGCCGGGACTCAACGAGCGCGGCCATGAGCTGATCGGCAAGAGCTTCGTGGTGCACTCGGCCATCAGCGGCGGACGCGGCAAGATCAAGGTCGGCGATGGCGTCTGGCTGGTCACCGGGCCGGATGCCGAGGTCGGCACGCGGGTGCGGGTGATTGCGCAGAACGGCACGGTGCTGCAAGTCGAAACACTTGAATGA
- a CDS encoding DUF2388 domain-containing protein, with protein MRLKYAVATVALLSLPIGSAMADGFWRNVISSGATTGSTYLTFKDHKLVVAAQDDAGSFVASNGAIRGPYLEAAMQKVRADNPDLKASDMELANAILAKNALAEE; from the coding sequence ATGCGTCTCAAATATGCTGTCGCCACCGTGGCACTGCTGTCTCTTCCCATTGGCTCGGCCATGGCCGACGGTTTCTGGCGCAACGTCATTTCGTCCGGGGCCACCACCGGTTCGACCTACCTGACCTTCAAGGACCACAAGCTGGTCGTCGCCGCCCAGGATGACGCCGGCAGCTTCGTCGCCAGCAACGGCGCGATCCGCGGTCCGTACCTGGAAGCGGCCATGCAGAAAGTGCGTGCCGACAATCCGGACCTGAAGGCCAGCGACATGGAGCTGGCCAACGCGATCCTGGCGAAGAACGCCCTGGCTGAAGAGTGA
- the gcvP gene encoding aminomethyl-transferring glycine dehydrogenase encodes MSQLPSLSQLRDSQAFLRRHLGPDAAEQQAMLAALGLSSRVELIEQTVPPAIRLNRELDLPAALDEQAALSRLRGYAEQNQLWTSLIGMGYHATLTPTVILRNVLENPGWYTAYTPYQPEIAQGRLEALLNFQQMTIDLTGLELANASLLDEATAAAEAMALARRVAKSRSNLFFVDEHCHPQTISVVRTRAEGFGFELLVGPVDNLSQHQVFGALLQYPDTHGEVRDLRPLIEQLHGQQALACVAADLLSLLLLAPPGELGADVVFGSSQRFGVPMGYGGPHAAYFATRDEYKRAIPGRIIGVSRDARGNQALRMALQTREQHIRREKANSNICTAQVLLANIAGFYAVYHGPEGLRRIAQRVHRLTCILASGLERHGIVRLNRHFFDTLTLDVGGSQTAILESARAARINLRILGRGHLGLSLDETSDETTVARLLDIFLGADHGLDVAELDAENLGGGIPDELQRTSTYLTHPVFNSHHSETEMLRYLKQLENRDLALNQSMIPLGSCTMKLNASSEMIPITWPEFAHLHPFAPREQAVGYTAMIAELECWLCAITGFDAICMQPNSGAQGEYAGLLAIRKYHESRKQGARHICLIPASAHGTNPASAQMAGMQVVIVECDEAGNVELEDLKAKAREAGDRLSCLMATYPSTHGVYEEGIREICEVIHSHGGQVYMDGANLNAQVGLARPADIGADVSHMNLHKTFCIPHGGGGPGMGPIGVRAHLAPFVANHPVVPIEGPLPLNGAVSAAPWGSASILPISWMYIAMMGPQLADASEVAILAANYLAQQLGGAFPVLYSGRNGRVAHECILDLRPLKAQTGITEEDVAKRLMDYGFHAPTMSFPVPGTLMVEPTESESKAELDRFIEAMLSIRAEIAEVQSGHWPAEDNPLKHAPHTLADVTEAWERPYTVAQAVVPTAHTRAHKYWPTVNRVDNVYGDRNLFCACVPLDDYR; translated from the coding sequence ATGTCCCAGTTGCCGTCCCTCAGCCAGTTGCGAGATTCCCAGGCCTTTCTACGTCGCCACCTGGGGCCGGATGCCGCCGAGCAGCAGGCGATGCTCGCTGCCCTTGGACTGTCGAGTCGTGTCGAGCTGATCGAGCAGACGGTACCGCCGGCCATCCGCCTGAACCGTGAGCTGGACCTGCCGGCGGCCCTCGATGAGCAGGCTGCGTTGAGCCGGTTGCGTGGCTACGCCGAGCAGAACCAGCTCTGGACCAGCCTGATCGGCATGGGCTACCACGCGACCCTGACGCCGACGGTGATCCTGCGCAACGTGCTGGAGAATCCCGGCTGGTACACCGCCTACACCCCCTACCAGCCGGAGATTGCCCAGGGTCGACTGGAGGCGCTGCTCAACTTCCAGCAGATGACCATCGACCTGACCGGCCTGGAGCTGGCCAACGCCTCGCTGCTCGACGAAGCCACCGCCGCGGCCGAGGCCATGGCCCTGGCACGGCGGGTGGCGAAGTCCAGGAGCAATCTGTTCTTTGTCGACGAGCACTGTCATCCACAGACCATTTCCGTGGTCCGCACCCGCGCCGAAGGCTTTGGTTTCGAATTGCTGGTCGGTCCTGTGGATAACTTGAGCCAGCACCAGGTGTTCGGGGCCTTGTTGCAGTACCCGGATACCCATGGCGAGGTCCGCGACCTGCGGCCGTTGATCGAGCAGTTGCATGGGCAGCAGGCGTTGGCCTGCGTGGCCGCCGACCTGTTGAGCCTGTTGCTGCTGGCGCCGCCTGGCGAGCTGGGGGCTGACGTGGTGTTCGGCTCGTCCCAGCGCTTTGGCGTGCCGATGGGCTACGGCGGGCCGCATGCGGCGTATTTCGCCACCCGCGACGAGTACAAGCGGGCGATTCCCGGGCGCATCATCGGTGTCTCCCGCGATGCCCGCGGCAACCAGGCGCTGCGCATGGCGCTACAGACCCGCGAGCAGCATATCCGTCGGGAGAAGGCCAACTCGAACATCTGCACGGCCCAGGTGCTGCTGGCCAACATCGCCGGTTTCTACGCGGTCTACCATGGCCCCGAGGGCCTGCGACGGATCGCCCAGCGGGTCCATCGGCTGACCTGCATCCTCGCCAGCGGCCTGGAGCGCCACGGTATCGTGCGGCTCAACCGGCATTTCTTCGACACCCTGACCCTCGATGTCGGCGGCAGCCAGACGGCGATTCTCGAAAGCGCCCGGGCGGCGCGGATCAACCTGCGGATTCTCGGGCGCGGCCACCTGGGCCTGAGTCTCGACGAGACCAGCGACGAAACCACGGTGGCGCGGCTGCTGGATATCTTCCTCGGGGCCGATCACGGGCTGGACGTCGCCGAGCTGGATGCCGAGAACCTGGGCGGCGGCATCCCGGATGAGTTGCAGCGGACTTCCACGTACCTGACGCATCCGGTGTTCAACAGCCATCACAGCGAAACCGAGATGCTGCGCTATCTCAAGCAGCTGGAGAACAGGGACCTGGCCCTCAATCAGTCGATGATCCCGCTGGGCTCCTGCACCATGAAGCTCAATGCCAGCAGCGAGATGATCCCCATCACCTGGCCGGAGTTCGCCCATCTGCACCCGTTCGCCCCGCGCGAACAGGCCGTGGGCTACACGGCGATGATCGCCGAGCTGGAGTGCTGGTTGTGCGCGATCACCGGTTTCGACGCGATCTGCATGCAACCCAACTCCGGGGCCCAGGGCGAATACGCCGGACTGCTGGCGATTCGCAAATACCACGAGAGCCGCAAGCAGGGCGCACGTCATATCTGCCTGATTCCGGCGTCAGCCCACGGTACCAATCCGGCCTCGGCGCAGATGGCCGGGATGCAGGTGGTGATCGTCGAGTGCGACGAGGCCGGCAACGTCGAACTGGAAGACCTCAAGGCCAAGGCCCGGGAGGCGGGTGACAGGCTGTCCTGCCTGATGGCGACGTACCCCTCGACCCATGGCGTCTACGAGGAGGGCATTCGCGAGATCTGTGAAGTTATCCACAGCCACGGCGGGCAGGTGTACATGGACGGCGCCAATCTCAATGCCCAGGTCGGCCTGGCACGTCCGGCCGATATTGGCGCCGACGTCTCGCACATGAACCTGCACAAGACCTTCTGCATTCCCCACGGAGGGGGCGGCCCGGGCATGGGGCCGATCGGCGTGCGGGCGCACCTGGCGCCTTTCGTCGCCAACCATCCGGTGGTGCCCATCGAGGGACCGTTGCCGCTGAACGGCGCGGTCAGCGCCGCGCCCTGGGGCAGTGCGAGCATCCTGCCGATCAGCTGGATGTATATCGCGATGATGGGACCGCAACTGGCCGATGCCAGCGAGGTGGCGATCCTGGCCGCGAACTACCTGGCGCAGCAACTCGGTGGCGCGTTTCCGGTGCTCTACAGTGGGCGCAATGGCCGGGTCGCCCATGAGTGCATTCTCGACCTGCGCCCGCTCAAGGCCCAGACCGGGATCACCGAGGAGGATGTGGCCAAGCGCCTGATGGACTATGGCTTCCATGCCCCGACCATGTCGTTCCCGGTGCCGGGTACGCTGATGGTCGAGCCGACCGAGAGCGAGTCCAAGGCCGAACTGGATCGGTTCATCGAGGCGATGTTGAGTATCCGTGCGGAAATTGCCGAGGTGCAGAGCGGCCACTGGCCTGCCGAGGACAACCCGCTCAAGCATGCGCCGCACACCCTGGCGGATGTCACCGAGGCCTGGGAGCGGCCGTATACCGTGGCCCAGGCGGTCGTGCCGACGGCGCACACCCGGGCACACAAGTACTGGCCAACGGTGAACCGGGTGGACAACGTCTACGGCGATCGCAACCTGTTCTGCGCCTGCGTGCCGCTGGATGACTATCGCTGA